The Accipiter gentilis chromosome 9, bAccGen1.1, whole genome shotgun sequence genome includes a region encoding these proteins:
- the GHITM gene encoding growth hormone-inducible transmembrane protein, whose translation MLAARLVCLRALSCQAIRPTITQASPAVRNSNIKAYRLWQPNQCYATRVRTGVRRGKIGQEIKEAAFEPSAETALKADRLGKFIVAGGAAVGLGALCYYGMGMSSEIGAIERAVIWPQYVKDRIHSTYMYFAGSIGLTALSAVAVSRSPALMSLMTRGSWLAIGATFAAMIGAGMLVRSISYENSPAAKHLAWMMHSGVMGAVVAPLAFLGGPLLIRAAWYTAGIVGGLSTVAMCAPSEKFLNMGGPLGIGLGFVLASSIGSMFLPPTSAFGAGLYSVAVYGGLVLFGMFLLYDTQHVIKRAETIPYYGVTKYDPINACMGIYTDTLNIFIRVATMLAGGGGGRRK comes from the exons ATGCTGGCCGCAAGGCTAGTATGCCTGCGGGCATTATCATGCCAGGCTATCCGCCCCACCATTACTCAGGCTTCCCCAGCTGTGAGGAACTCCAATATAAAAGCATACAGGCTGTGGCAGCCTAATCAG TGTTATGCCACCAGAGTAAGAACAGGTGTAAGGCGTGGAAAAATTGGCCAGGAAATTAAAGAAGCCGCATTTGAGCCATCTGCAGAAACGGCACTGAAAG CTGATCGCCTGGGGAAATTTATTGTTGCTGGAGGGGCTGCTGTTGGCCTGGGGGCCCTCTGTTACTATGGAATGGGCATGTCCAGTGAGATTGGAGCTATTGAAAGAGCTGT tatttggcCACAATATGTGAAAGACAGAATTCACTCTACTTACATGTACTTTGCGGGAAGCATTGGCTTGACGGCACTGTCTGCTGTAGCAGTAAGCAGATCTCCGGCACTCATGAGCCTTATGACAAGAGGCTCCTGGCTG GCAATAGGTGCAACTTTTGCAGCTATGATTGGTGCTGGCATGTTGGTCAGATCCATATCCTATGAAAATAGTCCAGCAGCTAAACATTTGGCTTGGATGATGCATTCAG gTGTCATGGGTGCAGTGGTGGCTCCTCTAGCCTTCTTGGGTGGTCCTTTGCTGATCAGAGCTGCTTGGTATACTGCTGGAATCGTTGGAGGGCTCTCGACTGTGGCTATGTGTGCTCCAAGTGAAAAATTTCTGAACATGGGAGGACCACTTGGAATAGGCTTAGGCTTTGTTCTCGCCTCTTCAATTG GATCCATGTTCTTGCCTCCTACTTCTGCTTTTGGTGCTGGCTTATATTCAGTAGCCGTTTATGGTGGATTGGTACTCTTCGGCATGTTCCTTCTCTATGATACGCAGCATGTTATCAAGCGTGCAGAAACTATTCCATATTATGGAGTAACAAAATATGATCCAATCAATGC GTGCATGGGTATCTACACAGATACACTGAACATCTTCATTCGGGTGGCCACTATGCTGGCAGGTGGTGGAGGTGGCAGGAGAAAGTAA